A stretch of the Nicotiana tabacum cultivar K326 chromosome 6, ASM71507v2, whole genome shotgun sequence genome encodes the following:
- the LOC142181919 gene encoding uncharacterized protein LOC142181919 produces MNVISAYAPQTGLDEEVKRSFWEGLDEVVRGISHTEIFIGRDFNGHIGTTVGGNGEVHGGFNFSDRNRGGTSVLDFAKAFELVANYNLSKREDHLVNFQSMVANTYIDYLLLMRCDKELCKDCKTILSETLATQHMLLLMDICTIIKRKKRVLWGRVRIRWGPLTKDKDQELEGRLMPMGAWMRNGDASSMWTLMVICIREDVREVLGITKGNSGRHRGEWWWNDKVQGKVEAKKAAYLKSVERTNEEEMRANRERYKEARKEAKLAITHAKIAVLVVCMRKLGKKTRKNVISASQGKREEGP; encoded by the coding sequence ATGAATGTCATTAGTGCCTATGCACCCCAAACGGGCTTGGATGAGGAGGTTAAAAGGAGCTTTTGGGAGGGTTTGGATGAGGTTGTACGTGGTATTTCGCACACTGAGATATTTATAGGAAGGGATTTTAATGGGCATATTGGGACGACTGTTGGTGGTAATGGAGAGGTTCATGGTGGCTTCAACTTTAGTGATAGGAACAGAGGAGGTACTTCAGtgttggacttcgctaaggcttttgaGTTGGTGGCGAACTATAATTTGTCAAAGAGGGAAGATCATTTGGTTAATTTCCAAAGTATGGTGGCTAATACTTATATTGATTATCTCCTCCTTATGAGGTGTGATAAAGagttgtgcaaggattgcaagacTATCCTGAGTGAGACACTTGCGACACAGCATATGCTCTTGTTGATGGACATTTGTACTATaataaagaggaagaagagggtTCTATGGGGTCGAGTGAGGATCAGGTGGGGAcccttgactaaggataaagaTCAAGAGTTGGAGGGGAGGTTGATGCCTATGGGAGCCTGGATGAGGAATGGGGATGCAAGTAGTATGTGGACATTGATGGTGATTTGCATAAGGGAGGAtgtgagagaggtgttagggatcaCAAAGGGTAACTCTGGTAGGCATAGAGGCGAGTGGTGGTGGAATGACAAGGTCCAAGGAAAAGTGGAAGCAAAAAAAGCGGCGTATCTGAAGTCAGTGGAGAGAACAAACGAGGAGGAGATGAGAGCGAACAGAGAAAGATATAAGgaagctaggaaggaggcgaagctAGCGATCACACACGCTAAGATTGCAGTTTTGGTTGTTTGTATgaggaaattggggaaaaagacGAGAAAAAATGTTATTTCGGCTAGCCAAGGAAAAAGAGAGGAAGGCCCATAA